The Streptomyces sp. DG1A-41 genomic sequence GTGGTACGCCGCCACCATCAGCGCGGCCACCAGCCGCAGTCCGTCCAGGGCACGCAGCCGGCCGCCGGAGCTGTTCCGGCGCCGCGGGACGGTCGTGGCGCCCGGTGGTTCGACCAGCACGGCTACTTCGGGCCGGGGCTTGCGGGTGCTGACGACCGTCTCGGTCACGCTGAAAACCTCTGTAGCTCGTATGTCCTTCTCATGAGCCGCCTGTGGGCGGGCAGGGCGCCTGTCACCCTAGGCCGGGAATTGACGCAATTACGTTCGATGGCAACAGGCTTCGCCTCCCGGTTTCCATGGGTTCATCTCGATGTCGCCGAGACGGGCGCCGGGCGAACCTGTTTCAGCGGCGCACCGCCTTGCGCAGCGCCCGCGCCCGCCGGACCACCCGGCGCGCCGTGGAATTGCGGGGCAGGAACGCCAGCCGCTGCGGAATACCGCCGGGCAGCCCGAGCGAGGTGAGACGGCGCTTCTTGAAGTAGCGCCGGGTGCGCGGACCGAGATGGCGGGACAGGAACCGTTCCGCCTGCGGGCGCAGGTCCGGATAGATCTGCGGCTGCATGGTGAATCCGACGGCGGTCACCAGATCGGACAGCAGCTCGGCCGGCAGCAGGTCGCCGGCCTTGCCGCCGTCCAGGTCGGGCAGCAGCGCGTCCGCCAGGGTGGTGGGGATCCGGTTGCTGTTCTGATACGGCGTCAGCCGCTCCAGCAGCAGCTCGGTGCCGATGCGCGCGACCGGCAGCTCGTAGAACACCGAGGCCGTGAACAGCGCGGTCGAGAAGCAGCCGACGACCAGGGCGGGCCGGGTCCGTTCGAACAGCACCTCGGCGAGCACGGGCGTGTCCAGCACGGTGAGGTCCACGCCGAGCTTCTCGGCCTCGGTCTCCAGAGCGCGGCTGTAGCGCGCCGGTGCGGTCGGGTGCGGTTTGAAGACGACCGTGCGGTGGCCGCGGGCGACCGCGCCCCGCATCATCCGCACGTGCAGGTCCTCTTCCTCCTCGGGCGAGAGGATGTTCAGCGCCGACAGGTACTGACCGAGCAGCAGCGCCGCGTCGCCCGGCAGGTCGGGCAGCTCCGGCACGGTCTCGGTGACCTCGCCCAGCACCTTGAGGAACGCGGGCGACGGCACCAGCCGCGCCGGCACCTCGAACTCGGTCAGCAGCATCGGCGTGAGCCCCGGTACCAGATCGAGGTGCAGCAGCCGCCGCACGCGCGTGCCGACCAGCGGGTCGAGCTTGTTGCGCGTGGGGCCGTAGCTCATCAGCCCGTCGGCGTAGACGTCGATGGGGGCGTCGGTGAACAACTGCGCCACCGTGAGCGCGGGCGCGACCTGGATGGACTCCAGGGCCAGGCTGATGCGGTCGTCGCCGAGGCCCCACAGCATCCGCAGATAGCGCTCGAACAGCGGGATGTCGTCGGAGCGCGGCGTCCAGGCCCCGGGGTGGAACGGGCGGATGGCGTCGTTCCAGGACAGCACGTCGTCGAAGTGCTCGCGCAGCGGCGCGAACCCCGGCATTTCGTCGAGGGCCGGGGTGGTCTCCGGGGTCGCGGAGTTGTTGAACACCAGCAGCACCCGGCGGTCCGGCTCCTCGAAGAGGTCGGAGTCGATCGCGGCGGCCAGGGTGGCGACGCCGTACAGCGTCGAGGCGCAGAAGATCTGTGTGGTCCCGGGCATCAGGCGGCCGCTCCCGCCGGCGTAACCCTGCGCCGCAGCCGCCGCAGCTTGGACGAGCGGTCCATGTCCATGGCCTCCAGTGCGTCACCGAGCGCGTCCTGCGGCATGCGCTTGATGGCCGCCGCGCTCATCGACCGCAGCTGCCTCGCCACGGCCGGTTCGAACCTGTCTTCGTTGGAAAGGTGGTGCGCGATGATCGCGCAGTACGTCCGTACCGCCTTCGGCAGCAGCCGGTCGGCCTCACGGTCGGCGGCCGTCTCCTCGATCACCTGGTCGAAGGCGCGGATGAAGTCGAGCTGGCGGACATCGCCGATCTGGGTCAGGGACGAGGCCACCCCGCGCCGGTAGAACACGCCCAGCAGGCTCACCACGGCGAACGACTCCGCCTCGCGGTGCAGCTTCCAGATCCACGGCCGGTCCTCGGCCGTGCGCAGCCCGTCGGTGAAGTGCAGCAGGCCCCGGTCCAGGAGACGGCGGTGGTAGGCGCCGGCCCAGGCGTAGGCGTAGTCCACCGAGGTCGAGCGGTGGGAGGGGAGAATCGCCTCCCGCGGGTCGAACGCCTCCCAGCGCCGGCCGACCGGGACCCGGGACACGGAACGGGCGCGCGCGGTGGCCTGCACATGGTCGGTGCGGATGAAGTCGCAGCCCAACGCGTCCAAGGCGGACACCAGTTCGGCGAGGTAGCCGGGGGCCAGCCAGTCGTCGCCGTCCAGGAACGTCAGGTACTCGCCCTGCGCCGCGTCCAGGCCGGTGTTGCGGGCGGTGGCGAGCCCCCCGTTCTCCTCGTGTCGGATGTAACGCACCTGCGCGACATCCGAAAGGTCCTCGGCCGCCCGTTCGAGAATGGCCGGTGTCCCGTCCTTCGAATGGTCGTCGACCAGGATGAACTCGAAATCGCGGGCGGCGTTCAACCGAAGGCTTCTGAGTGTGTCCGGGGCGTATTGCTGCACGTTGTAGAACGGCACGATCACGGAAAGCTTAGGCACCCGCAAAACGTTAGGAGGCCGTCCGGCTCCGGAACTTTCCGGTGAACATACACTGGGTGAACTCAATGTGTCAGAACGGTGCACCCCGTGTACTTCCCCGTTCGCCACGGGCCAGTTCGGCTCCCGGTGGTGCGTTGTTAACTTTTCGTTGAGTCGTGGTTCCGCCATACCTAGGAATTGCTTCCTAGCGTCGTCGACGTGCCAGCAAGTACACCGAAGCGCCCGCGAATCGCCGTCCTCGCGGACTCCGACACCCGCTGGAAATGGGGTGCGCTCACCGCGCACCGCATCGCCCCGGGACAGTCCATGGAAACCGCACCGCGCGAGGGCGCGCAAGTCGGCCCCGCCCTCGACGGATTCCTGCTGCGCGGCCGGGCCACGCCCACGCCGCGCCAACTGGAGGAAGTGGGCGTGCGCGCCGACTCGCTGCGGGAGGTCACCGCCGTCGAGTTCCTGCGCACCATGGCCGAGGAGTCCTACGACATCCTCGTTCTCGCCCTCGTCGGCGGCGGTGTGCAAGCGATGCTGCACGGCCTGGGGCGCGTCTGGGAGGACCGGACTTCGCGTCCCGTCGTCGTCACCGGCTACGTCGGTGTCGTCTACGAGAAGCTCGCCGACGGCCTGCTGCTGCGGCACGGCGCGGACCTCGTCCTCGCCAACTCCCGCCAGGACGCGGACCGTTTCCGGGCCGTCTACGAAGGGGTGGGCGCCGACGCCTCGTCGGTGACCGAGGTGGCCCTGCCGTTCCTCGGCGGTGCGGACTACGAAGGTGAACACGACCCGTACACGGTCGTCTTCGCCGCCCAGCCCTCCGTGCCGGAGAGCCGCAAGGACCGTACGTACCTGCTGAACCGGCTGGTCCAGCACGCCCGCAAGCACCCCGAGCGCGAAGTGCTGCTGAAGCTGCGCTCCAAGCCGGGCGAACACACCACCCACATCGAGGAGTTGCCGTACCAGAAGCTGGTGCAACGCCTCGACCCGCCCACCAACTTCCGTCTGGTGTACGGGAACATGGGCGAGGTCCTCGACCGCACCGACCTGCTCGTGACGGTCAGCTCCACGGCCGCCCTGGAGTCGCTGCACCGCCGTATCCCCACGGTCGTGCTGACCGACCTCGGCATCCGCGAGTCGCTCGGCAACCACCACTTCGTGGGCTCCGGCTGCCTCGCCTCCTGGGACCAGCTCGACACCGGGCACCGGCCGGCACCCGACGAGGAGTGGGTGGCCCGGCAGGGGGTCGTGGCGGACGGATCCTACGCATCCGCCTTCGACGCGGCGCGCGAACGCATCGCCAAGCTGCTCGACCGGCCCGGCGGCCTGCCGCCGCTGACCCCGTACTACACACCCGTCACCGCGCCCGGCTATCTGCCCGGGATCCTCGCCCGCCACCACCTCGGCCCGGACGGCACCCCGCTGCCCGGCGCTCCGGCCGCCGACAGGGAGCCCGGCCCGGTCCGGCAGATCGTGCGCCGGGCGGCGCGCGGCGCCTACCGGCACGGCGTGCAGCGCGTGGCGCCCGTCATCCGGCGGATGGGGGAGCTGTGAGCCGCCCCGAGCCCTCCGCCCAAGGAGCCCAAGGAGTAGACCCCATGTCCCACCCGGAAGCGGGCACAGGCGCCTCGGTGCGCCGCGTGCTCGCGGTGATCCCCGCGCGCGGCGGCTCCAAGGGCGTGCCCGCGAAGAACCTCGCCCCCGTCGGCGGCGTGCCCCTGATCTCCCGTGCGGTGCGCGAGTGCCGCGCCGCCCGGCTCGTGACGGACGTCGTGGTCTCCACCGACGACCAGGCCATCGCGGCCGCCGCGCGTCAGGCCGGCGCCGAGGTCGTGCTGCGGCCCGCCGCCATCGCCGGCGACACGGCCACCTCCGAGGCCGCCGTACTGCACGCCATGGACGCCCACGAGGCCCTGCACGGCGCGGTCGTGGACGTGGTGCTGCTGGTGCAGTGCACCAGCCCGTTCATCGCCCGCGAGGACGTCGACGGAGTCGCCGCGGCCATCGCCGAGAACGGCGCCGACACGGCCCTCACCGTGGCCCCGTTCCACGGCTTCGTCTGGCGCGACGCCGAGGACGAGGTCGCGGCCGGCACCGTCACGGAGGCCGACGCGGCCGTCGGCGGCGGCTACGGCGTCAACCACGACAAGTCCTTCCGCCCCCGCCGCCAGGACCGCCCCCAGGACCTGCTGGAGACGGGCGCCGCCTACGCCATGGAGGCGGTCGGCTTCCGCAAGCACCAGCACCGCTTCTTCGGCCGGACCGAACTGGTCCGCACCGACGCCGCGCGCGTGCTGGAGATCGACGACCCGCACGACCTCGCCCGCGCCCGGGCCCTCGCGCCGCTCTTCGACGCGGACCGCCCCGGCGCGCTGCCGACCGCCGCCGACATCGACGCGGTCGTCCTCGACTTCGACGGCACCCAGACCGACGACCGGGTGCTGGTCGACTCCGACGGACGGGAGTTCGTCTCCGTGCACCGCGGGGACGGACTCGGC encodes the following:
- a CDS encoding glycosyltransferase family 2 protein; its protein translation is MPKLSVIVPFYNVQQYAPDTLRSLRLNAARDFEFILVDDHSKDGTPAILERAAEDLSDVAQVRYIRHEENGGLATARNTGLDAAQGEYLTFLDGDDWLAPGYLAELVSALDALGCDFIRTDHVQATARARSVSRVPVGRRWEAFDPREAILPSHRSTSVDYAYAWAGAYHRRLLDRGLLHFTDGLRTAEDRPWIWKLHREAESFAVVSLLGVFYRRGVASSLTQIGDVRQLDFIRAFDQVIEETAADREADRLLPKAVRTYCAIIAHHLSNEDRFEPAVARQLRSMSAAAIKRMPQDALGDALEAMDMDRSSKLRRLRRRVTPAGAAA
- a CDS encoding DUF6716 putative glycosyltransferase, whose amino-acid sequence is MPASTPKRPRIAVLADSDTRWKWGALTAHRIAPGQSMETAPREGAQVGPALDGFLLRGRATPTPRQLEEVGVRADSLREVTAVEFLRTMAEESYDILVLALVGGGVQAMLHGLGRVWEDRTSRPVVVTGYVGVVYEKLADGLLLRHGADLVLANSRQDADRFRAVYEGVGADASSVTEVALPFLGGADYEGEHDPYTVVFAAQPSVPESRKDRTYLLNRLVQHARKHPEREVLLKLRSKPGEHTTHIEELPYQKLVQRLDPPTNFRLVYGNMGEVLDRTDLLVTVSSTAALESLHRRIPTVVLTDLGIRESLGNHHFVGSGCLASWDQLDTGHRPAPDEEWVARQGVVADGSYASAFDAARERIAKLLDRPGGLPPLTPYYTPVTAPGYLPGILARHHLGPDGTPLPGAPAADREPGPVRQIVRRAARGAYRHGVQRVAPVIRRMGEL
- a CDS encoding N-acylneuraminate cytidylyltransferase; its protein translation is MSHPEAGTGASVRRVLAVIPARGGSKGVPAKNLAPVGGVPLISRAVRECRAARLVTDVVVSTDDQAIAAAARQAGAEVVLRPAAIAGDTATSEAAVLHAMDAHEALHGAVVDVVLLVQCTSPFIAREDVDGVAAAIAENGADTALTVAPFHGFVWRDAEDEVAAGTVTEADAAVGGGYGVNHDKSFRPRRQDRPQDLLETGAAYAMEAVGFRKHQHRFFGRTELVRTDAARVLEIDDPHDLARARALAPLFDADRPGALPTAADIDAVVLDFDGTQTDDRVLVDSDGREFVSVHRGDGLGIAALRRSGLKMLILSTEQNPVVAARARKLKLPVLHGIDRKDLALKQWCEEQGIAPERVLYVGNDVNDLPCFALVGWPVAVASAHDVVRGAARAVTTVPGGDGAIREIASWILGPSLDSLTK
- a CDS encoding alpha-2,8-polysialyltransferase family protein, whose translation is MPGTTQIFCASTLYGVATLAAAIDSDLFEEPDRRVLLVFNNSATPETTPALDEMPGFAPLREHFDDVLSWNDAIRPFHPGAWTPRSDDIPLFERYLRMLWGLGDDRISLALESIQVAPALTVAQLFTDAPIDVYADGLMSYGPTRNKLDPLVGTRVRRLLHLDLVPGLTPMLLTEFEVPARLVPSPAFLKVLGEVTETVPELPDLPGDAALLLGQYLSALNILSPEEEEDLHVRMMRGAVARGHRTVVFKPHPTAPARYSRALETEAEKLGVDLTVLDTPVLAEVLFERTRPALVVGCFSTALFTASVFYELPVARIGTELLLERLTPYQNSNRIPTTLADALLPDLDGGKAGDLLPAELLSDLVTAVGFTMQPQIYPDLRPQAERFLSRHLGPRTRRYFKKRRLTSLGLPGGIPQRLAFLPRNSTARRVVRRARALRKAVRR